A single window of Flavobacterium sp. 140616W15 DNA harbors:
- a CDS encoding malate:quinone oxidoreductase, translated as MSDKTIRSNTEVVLIGAGIMSATLGLILKELQPDLKIEIYERLDVAAAESSDAWNNAGTGHSAFCELNYTPEKNGSIDPKKAISIAESFEVSRQFWSYLVQQNKITSPDNFIKSVPHMSFVWGEKNVDYLKKRFEALQKNPIFKEMVFSTDFSQLKEWMPLVMEGRDASDKFAATSMAIGTDVNFGELTRSMFNYLGKLDGVTIHFNHEVKKLKQREDKSWRIKITDLATGQTRKVYTKFVFIGAGGGSLPLLEKANVVEGKGFGGFPVSGQWLKCTNPEVILQHQAKVYGKASVGAPPMSVPHIDTRMIDGERALLFGPFAGFSTRFLKNGSYMDLPMSIKTDNIMPMLAAGYHNIPLTKYLIEQVRQSPKDRMNALREYLPNAKSKDWKLERAGQRVQVIKKDEKEGGILEFGTEVINTEDGTLAVLLGASPGASTAVSIMVGLINKCFKDKVKTPEWNEKFKAMIPSYGQTLNDKPELLAEIRKNTAAALKLNN; from the coding sequence ATGTCCGACAAAACCATACGTTCAAATACCGAAGTAGTACTTATTGGTGCTGGAATTATGAGTGCAACTCTTGGGTTAATCTTAAAAGAATTACAGCCAGATTTAAAAATTGAAATTTACGAAAGATTAGATGTTGCCGCAGCCGAAAGCTCTGATGCTTGGAATAATGCTGGAACAGGACATTCAGCATTTTGTGAATTAAACTATACTCCAGAAAAAAATGGAAGTATTGATCCTAAGAAAGCAATTAGTATTGCTGAATCTTTTGAAGTTTCTCGTCAGTTTTGGTCATATTTAGTACAGCAAAACAAAATTACATCTCCAGATAATTTTATAAAAAGTGTTCCTCATATGAGTTTTGTTTGGGGAGAAAAAAATGTGGATTATCTTAAAAAAAGATTTGAGGCATTACAAAAAAATCCAATTTTTAAAGAGATGGTTTTTAGTACTGATTTTTCTCAATTAAAAGAATGGATGCCTTTGGTAATGGAGGGAAGAGATGCTTCTGATAAATTCGCAGCAACTTCTATGGCAATCGGGACCGATGTGAATTTTGGAGAATTAACAAGAAGCATGTTTAACTATCTAGGAAAATTAGATGGTGTAACAATTCATTTCAATCACGAAGTGAAAAAACTTAAGCAACGTGAAGATAAATCATGGAGAATTAAAATCACAGATTTAGCAACAGGTCAAACTAGAAAAGTATATACTAAATTTGTATTTATTGGTGCCGGTGGAGGTTCTTTGCCTTTGTTAGAAAAAGCAAATGTTGTTGAAGGAAAAGGTTTTGGAGGGTTTCCTGTGAGCGGGCAATGGTTAAAATGTACTAATCCAGAAGTTATTCTTCAGCATCAAGCTAAAGTTTACGGGAAAGCAAGTGTTGGTGCGCCACCTATGTCGGTTCCTCATATCGATACAAGAATGATTGATGGTGAAAGAGCTTTGCTTTTTGGTCCATTTGCAGGTTTTTCTACTCGATTTTTAAAGAATGGATCTTATATGGATTTACCTATGTCGATAAAAACAGATAATATAATGCCAATGTTGGCTGCAGGTTATCATAATATTCCGCTTACGAAATATCTAATTGAGCAAGTAAGACAATCTCCTAAAGATAGAATGAATGCTTTACGTGAATATTTGCCAAATGCAAAATCTAAAGATTGGAAATTAGAAAGAGCAGGACAGCGTGTTCAGGTTATTAAAAAAGATGAAAAAGAAGGCGGGATTCTAGAATTTGGAACAGAGGTTATTAATACCGAAGATGGAACATTAGCAGTTTTATTAGGAGCTTCTCCAGGAGCTTCAACAGCAGTTTCAATCATGGTCGGGTTGATTAATAAGTGTTTTAAAGATAAAGTTAAAACGCCAGAATGGAATGAAAAGTTCAAGGCAATGATTCCGTCTTATGGTCAGACTTTAAATGATAAACCAGAATTATTAGCTGAAATAAGAAAAAATACTGCTGCTGCTTTAAAGTTAAATAATTAA
- a CDS encoding FUSC family membrane protein codes for MFDRIVKFTNSTSFINASKVTLASVVPVLFFNFLGYFEIGFTIALGAFYTYPSDIPSNLKHKIKGIVVTALIVSCVNLLVNLVYPFPWLFYPFLGILLFLSSMISVYGQRATMASFSALLSISLSFAHLHEGWEAVLHSSYIFAGGLFYLIVSLIFHYVKPHRYVELQIADGIRLTAKYLKLRGDLWNPDADRKKIIEKQLHLQVELNQIHENLRQVLIGNRATSGDSSQNRKMLIVFITLVEIQELALSTSFDHNKLHKKFNDHPEALRSYQNLAYKLASTLKKLSKSVHKASKYISVNDLKKELDGLESAIDAYKNNLGKIEASEGVWMLTNMLKYAQKQVEKIKIVELAFSSAIHSFDFKEKNKELEKFLTPQYYPIRTLIENFSFSSTFFRHSLRLTITIMVGFIIGKLLPFQNVYWILLTIVVIMRPGYGLTKERSYNRVFGTILGGLIAFGIVSLVHNHIAISIFAIVCMLIGISFTQSNYKVSTTLVTMYVVFVYGILTPNILEVIQFRILDSLVGATLAFLANYYLWPAWEFLNAASFLEKAIEANKNYLREIAEYYNKKGTLPTSYRLARKNAFIEIGNLMTSFQRMIQEPKSKQKQLPQINKLAVLNHSLLSSSASLGTYIQSHKTTSASESFNFVIDIVISNLNHSIAILRHGKTSLYKNKDINKEKLTFHFEELKRKNFSRLENDNELDENARESKMQEAQLVIEQLIWMTDLSDKILTITKEFIAKNPD; via the coding sequence ATGTTCGATCGCATCGTTAAATTCACAAACAGTACTTCCTTCATCAACGCTTCAAAAGTTACACTTGCATCTGTTGTTCCTGTCCTGTTTTTTAACTTTTTAGGTTATTTCGAAATTGGCTTCACTATTGCTCTTGGTGCTTTTTATACTTATCCGAGTGATATCCCTAGTAATCTTAAACACAAGATAAAAGGGATTGTAGTTACGGCTCTAATTGTTTCATGCGTTAACCTATTGGTTAATCTCGTTTATCCATTTCCTTGGTTGTTTTATCCATTTTTAGGAATATTACTCTTCCTATCGTCTATGATTTCTGTGTATGGACAAAGAGCAACTATGGCATCATTCTCAGCTTTACTTTCTATTTCACTATCGTTTGCTCACTTACACGAAGGCTGGGAAGCTGTATTGCATTCTAGCTATATATTTGCAGGAGGGTTATTTTATTTAATTGTTTCACTTATTTTTCATTACGTTAAACCGCATCGTTATGTCGAATTGCAAATTGCCGATGGAATTCGATTAACTGCAAAATACTTAAAACTTAGAGGAGATTTATGGAATCCCGACGCCGACAGAAAAAAGATCATTGAAAAACAATTACATCTTCAGGTTGAATTAAACCAAATTCATGAAAATTTAAGACAAGTACTTATTGGCAATAGAGCCACATCTGGAGACTCAAGTCAAAATCGAAAGATGCTTATTGTATTTATAACACTAGTCGAAATTCAGGAGCTAGCACTATCTACATCATTTGACCATAATAAATTACACAAAAAGTTCAATGACCATCCTGAAGCGCTACGTTCTTATCAGAATCTAGCTTATAAACTCGCTTCGACTTTAAAAAAACTATCCAAAAGTGTCCATAAGGCTTCTAAATATATCTCTGTAAACGATCTAAAGAAAGAACTCGATGGATTAGAATCTGCAATTGATGCATATAAAAACAATCTAGGCAAAATTGAAGCTTCTGAAGGAGTTTGGATGCTTACCAATATGCTGAAATATGCTCAGAAGCAGGTCGAAAAAATAAAAATCGTGGAATTAGCTTTTTCATCGGCTATTCATTCTTTTGATTTTAAAGAAAAAAACAAGGAACTTGAAAAATTCTTAACTCCACAATATTATCCGATACGTACATTAATTGAAAATTTTAGCTTCTCATCTACTTTTTTCAGACATTCGCTACGACTTACCATAACCATTATGGTAGGTTTTATAATTGGAAAATTACTTCCATTTCAAAACGTATACTGGATTTTATTAACAATTGTAGTAATTATGCGTCCTGGTTATGGATTAACCAAAGAACGTTCTTATAATCGTGTTTTCGGCACCATCTTAGGAGGATTAATTGCTTTTGGAATTGTATCCTTAGTACACAATCACATTGCGATAAGCATATTTGCTATTGTATGTATGTTAATTGGTATTTCTTTTACACAAAGCAATTACAAAGTCAGTACTACACTTGTTACTATGTATGTAGTGTTTGTTTACGGAATTTTAACTCCTAATATCCTTGAAGTAATTCAGTTTAGAATATTAGATTCTCTCGTTGGTGCTACATTGGCCTTTTTAGCAAATTATTATTTATGGCCAGCTTGGGAGTTTTTGAATGCTGCCTCGTTTTTAGAAAAAGCTATTGAAGCCAATAAAAATTATTTACGAGAAATAGCGGAATATTACAATAAAAAAGGAACATTACCAACATCTTATCGTTTGGCTAGAAAAAATGCTTTTATTGAAATTGGAAATCTTATGACCTCTTTCCAGAGAATGATACAAGAACCAAAATCAAAGCAAAAACAACTTCCGCAAATAAACAAGCTTGCGGTTCTTAATCATTCCCTGCTTTCGTCTTCAGCTTCTTTAGGAACCTATATTCAGTCTCATAAAACGACTTCGGCATCCGAATCTTTTAATTTTGTAATTGACATTGTCATTTCTAATTTAAATCACTCAATTGCCATTTTAAGACATGGAAAAACATCTTTATACAAGAATAAAGACATTAATAAAGAAAAATTGACTTTCCATTTTGAAGAATTAAAAAGAAAAAATTTCAGTAGATTAGAAAATGACAATGAGCTTGACGAAAACGCTAGAGAATCCAAAATGCAAGAAGCACAACTAGTAATCGAACAATTAATATGGATGACTGATCTATCTGATAAAATACTAACAATTACAAAAGAGTTTATAGCAAAAAATCCAGATTAA
- the def gene encoding peptide deformylase: MILPIIGYGDPVLRKVGETVTPEYPNLKETIANMYETMYNAYGVGLAAPQVGLALRLFVIDTTPFSDDEDLPADEQKELKGFKRTFINAKILKEDGEEWSFNEGCLSIPDVREDVYRHERITIEYCEEDFVVKTEVFDGLIARVIQHEYDHIEGILFTDKISSLKKRLIQKKLKNITEGKTFQEYRMKFAAAKKGR; encoded by the coding sequence ATGATTTTACCAATTATAGGATATGGTGATCCTGTTTTAAGAAAAGTTGGAGAGACAGTTACGCCAGAATACCCAAACTTGAAAGAAACAATAGCTAACATGTACGAAACAATGTACAATGCTTATGGAGTAGGTCTTGCTGCGCCACAAGTTGGTTTGGCTTTGCGTTTATTTGTAATTGACACAACTCCTTTTAGTGATGACGAGGATTTGCCAGCTGATGAGCAAAAAGAATTAAAAGGATTTAAAAGAACTTTTATTAATGCCAAAATTCTAAAAGAAGATGGTGAAGAGTGGAGTTTTAATGAAGGTTGCTTGAGTATTCCTGATGTTCGTGAAGATGTTTACAGACATGAAAGAATTACAATTGAATATTGTGAAGAAGATTTTGTTGTAAAAACGGAAGTATTTGATGGTTTAATTGCGAGAGTAATTCAGCATGAATATGATCACATCGAAGGAATTTTGTTTACAGATAAAATCTCATCATTAAAGAAACGTTTAATTCAAAAGAAATTAAAAAATATTACCGAAGGCAAAACATTTCAAGAATACAGAATGAAATTTGCAGCCGCCAAAAAAGGGAGATAG
- a CDS encoding DUF5606 domain-containing protein translates to MNLEKILAISGKPGLYALKVQTRTGFVAESLIDGKKITVSLKSNVSLLSEISIYTYEGEKPLSEVMQLIAIKEDKGPAISHKEDNATLTAYFKEVLPQYDEERVYPSDIKKVLNWYNMLQAKGLVTDLAPAAAESKEETPVLEETKKAPAKKAKATAEKNSSILMNDI, encoded by the coding sequence ATGAATTTAGAAAAAATATTAGCTATTTCTGGGAAACCAGGTTTATACGCATTAAAAGTACAAACGCGTACAGGATTTGTAGCTGAATCATTAATTGATGGGAAAAAGATCACTGTTAGCTTAAAGAGTAATGTAAGTTTGCTGTCAGAAATTTCAATTTATACTTACGAAGGAGAAAAACCTTTATCAGAAGTAATGCAATTAATTGCAATAAAAGAAGACAAAGGACCAGCAATTTCTCACAAAGAAGATAATGCTACTTTAACAGCTTATTTTAAAGAAGTTTTACCGCAATATGATGAAGAAAGAGTATATCCTTCTGATATTAAAAAAGTATTAAACTGGTACAACATGCTTCAAGCAAAAGGATTAGTTACAGATTTAGCGCCTGCAGCTGCAGAATCTAAAGAAGAAACTCCGGTTTTGGAAGAGACAAAAAAAGCACCAGCAAAAAAAGCTAAAGCTACTGCTGAAAAAAATAGTTCCATTTTAATGAACGATATTTAA
- the mazG gene encoding nucleoside triphosphate pyrophosphohydrolase: MSKELQLQAFERLLNIMDDLREKCPWDMKQTIQSLRHLTIEETYELGDAILDNDLNEVKKELGDVLLHIVFYAKIGSETNDFDIADVCNEICDKLIHRHPHIYSDTVVKDEEEVKQNWEKLKLKEGKKSVLEGVPRSLPALVKASRIQDKVKGVGFDWEEPHQIWDKVQEELQELQVEVDAGDQDKIEAEFGDVLFSMINYARFLNVNAEDALERTNKKFIKRFQYLESKASELGKPLMDMTLAEMDVFWNEAKKL, from the coding sequence ATGAGTAAAGAATTGCAATTACAGGCTTTCGAAAGATTATTAAATATAATGGATGATTTGCGTGAAAAGTGCCCTTGGGACATGAAACAAACCATACAAAGTTTGCGCCATCTGACAATTGAAGAAACCTATGAATTGGGTGATGCAATTTTGGATAATGATCTTAATGAAGTAAAAAAAGAATTAGGAGATGTGTTGTTACATATTGTTTTTTATGCAAAAATAGGTAGTGAAACAAATGATTTTGATATTGCAGATGTATGCAATGAAATTTGTGATAAATTGATTCATCGTCATCCACATATTTACAGCGATACAGTTGTAAAAGATGAAGAAGAAGTAAAACAAAACTGGGAAAAACTGAAATTAAAAGAGGGAAAGAAGTCTGTTTTAGAGGGAGTTCCAAGAAGTTTACCAGCATTGGTTAAAGCAAGTAGAATACAAGATAAGGTAAAAGGAGTAGGTTTTGATTGGGAAGAACCACATCAGATTTGGGATAAAGTACAAGAAGAACTACAAGAACTACAGGTAGAAGTAGACGCTGGTGATCAGGATAAAATAGAAGCAGAGTTTGGAGATGTTTTATTCTCGATGATTAATTACGCTCGATTTTTAAATGTAAATGCTGAAGATGCTTTGGAGCGCACTAATAAAAAATTTATAAAACGCTTTCAATATCTTGAGAGCAAAGCAAGTGAATTAGGAAAGCCGTTAATGGATATGACTTTGGCCGAAATGGATGTTTTTTGGAACGAAGCAAAAAAGTTATAA
- a CDS encoding Crp/Fnr family transcriptional regulator has translation MNKCDQCIVRQLTSLKALNKDEVIKLANSKTTYTIKKGDPIFEEGEVTNGVFCVKDGVGKLSKLSANGKDQIVKLVKSGELLGQRSMISNEPANLSAKALDDMEVCFIPKSEIITFFNQNNQFSMNVMKTICEDLKDSDNHTVSLAQKTVKSRLAETLLYLYDTFGENKDKTLKIQLSRDELASMIGTATESCIRLLSDFKKLEVIDLIGKKIVLKNFSALKKMAE, from the coding sequence ATGAATAAATGTGATCAATGTATCGTAAGACAACTTACCTCGTTAAAAGCTTTAAACAAAGATGAAGTTATTAAACTAGCAAATAGTAAAACCACATACACCATTAAAAAAGGCGATCCTATCTTTGAAGAAGGTGAAGTTACTAATGGAGTTTTTTGTGTAAAAGATGGCGTTGGTAAACTTTCTAAACTAAGTGCCAATGGTAAAGATCAAATTGTAAAGCTTGTAAAGTCTGGAGAACTTTTAGGGCAACGATCAATGATTAGCAATGAACCTGCCAATTTAAGTGCAAAAGCTTTAGATGATATGGAGGTATGTTTCATTCCAAAATCAGAGATTATTACTTTCTTTAATCAAAACAATCAGTTTTCTATGAATGTCATGAAAACTATTTGTGAAGACTTAAAAGACTCTGATAACCACACAGTTTCTTTAGCTCAAAAGACTGTTAAATCACGTTTGGCTGAAACCTTATTATACTTATATGATACTTTTGGCGAAAACAAAGACAAAACACTTAAAATACAACTCTCTAGGGATGAGCTGGCAAGTATGATTGGTACTGCTACTGAAAGTTGTATCCGATTATTATCTGATTTTAAAAAACTAGAAGTTATCGATTTAATTGGTAAAAAAATTGTTTTGAAAAATTTTAGTGCATTAAAAAAAATGGCTGAATAA
- a CDS encoding heavy metal translocating P-type ATPase metal-binding domain-containing protein, which yields MSVQNCFHCGLIIPKNELIVFDEKEFCCSGCKTVYEIFSLNDLTCYYDFEKSPGATPQDIQGKYDFLDNESIQLKLLEFQEDTTAIVSLNIPHIHCSSCIWILENLSRLKPGISASQVNFPEKKVRITYNSEKITLKEIAYLLSSIGYEPYISLENYEAGKNNVDRSLTYRLGVAFFCFGNIMLLSFPEYFEVKEFWLDNYKPFFRWLILILAMPSFLYSASIYYVSAYKSIKSKMLNIDIPIALGIIVMFIRSTFDIVMDYGPGFFDSLTGLIFFMLLGKMFQIKTYSFLSFERDFKSYFPIAVTRINPNTPEESIPIYDIDKGDRLLIRNQELIPVDGILISEQAEIDYSFVTGEAVPITKKSGDKVFAGGKQIGKVIEMEVLHTVSQSYLTQLWGNDIFQKDVQQKHKTITDAISRYFTPILLLIAFAGFGYWIFIDANTAFNVFTAVLIVACPCALALTAPFTFGNILRILGKQKFYLKNALVIEQLAKVDTLVFDKTGTITTNKKSNIAYEGEPLSDENRIMLKNVLRASNHPLSRMLYESLPESDRIKLDDFEEITGKGIMAVIQNHQFQIGSFSFVGGQQENLIKQTSLHIKIDGAYYGKYIFNNQYREGLEDLFQELSLNYKIKVLSGDNDGERETLEKLLPKETELVFNQKPEQKLAFIKNLQDQGHNVMMIGDGLNDAGALAQSNVGVSISENVNVFSPACDAILDATEFKRLSYFLKLSKNSIKIIKMSFVLSLLYNVVGLSFAVTGNLLPLVAAIIMPLSTITIVSFVTLASNYFSRSSLK from the coding sequence ATGAGTGTCCAAAATTGTTTTCATTGTGGTTTAATTATCCCAAAAAATGAATTAATTGTTTTTGATGAAAAAGAGTTTTGTTGCAGTGGATGTAAAACAGTTTATGAGATTTTTAGTCTAAATGACCTAACTTGTTATTATGATTTCGAGAAGTCTCCAGGGGCAACGCCTCAAGATATTCAAGGTAAATATGATTTTCTGGATAATGAGAGTATTCAGCTTAAATTATTAGAATTTCAGGAAGATACCACAGCAATAGTTTCGTTGAATATTCCGCATATTCATTGTAGCTCTTGTATTTGGATTTTGGAAAACTTAAGTCGTCTTAAACCAGGAATTAGTGCTTCACAGGTTAATTTTCCAGAAAAAAAAGTTAGGATTACCTACAATTCAGAAAAGATTACTCTTAAAGAAATTGCTTATTTATTAAGTTCGATAGGGTATGAACCTTATATAAGTTTGGAAAATTATGAGGCAGGTAAGAATAATGTCGATAGAAGTTTAACCTATAGATTAGGAGTAGCTTTCTTTTGTTTTGGAAATATTATGTTACTTTCTTTTCCTGAATATTTTGAAGTAAAAGAATTTTGGTTAGATAACTATAAACCTTTTTTTCGCTGGCTGATATTAATTTTGGCTATGCCGAGTTTCTTGTATTCAGCAAGTATTTACTATGTTTCAGCTTATAAAAGTATAAAAAGCAAAATGCTAAATATAGATATTCCTATTGCTTTAGGGATCATCGTTATGTTTATACGAAGTACTTTTGATATTGTCATGGATTATGGTCCAGGCTTTTTTGACAGCTTGACAGGATTAATTTTCTTTATGTTATTAGGGAAGATGTTTCAAATTAAAACCTATAGTTTTTTAAGTTTCGAAAGAGATTTTAAGTCTTATTTTCCAATTGCAGTAACTAGAATAAATCCCAATACTCCAGAAGAAAGTATTCCTATTTATGACATTGATAAAGGAGACCGGTTATTGATTAGAAATCAAGAGTTAATACCTGTTGATGGAATTTTGATTAGTGAACAAGCTGAAATTGATTATAGCTTTGTAACTGGCGAGGCAGTTCCTATTACTAAAAAATCAGGAGATAAAGTTTTTGCAGGAGGGAAGCAAATTGGAAAAGTAATTGAGATGGAAGTGCTTCATACTGTATCTCAGAGTTATTTAACGCAGTTGTGGGGAAATGATATTTTTCAGAAAGATGTTCAACAAAAACATAAAACGATAACTGACGCGATAAGTCGTTATTTTACACCAATTTTATTATTAATTGCTTTTGCTGGCTTTGGTTATTGGATATTTATTGATGCCAATACCGCTTTTAATGTTTTTACAGCAGTACTTATTGTAGCATGTCCGTGTGCCTTAGCACTAACAGCGCCATTTACATTTGGAAATATTTTAAGAATTTTAGGGAAACAAAAGTTTTATTTAAAAAATGCCCTGGTTATTGAGCAACTCGCCAAAGTTGATACGTTGGTTTTTGATAAAACAGGAACCATTACAACCAATAAAAAATCGAACATTGCATATGAGGGAGAACCGCTTTCTGATGAAAATCGAATCATGTTAAAAAATGTACTTCGAGCTTCAAATCATCCTTTGAGCCGTATGTTATATGAATCATTACCAGAGTCTGACCGAATAAAATTAGATGATTTTGAAGAAATAACAGGGAAAGGAATTATGGCAGTAATCCAAAATCACCAGTTTCAAATAGGGTCTTTCTCTTTTGTAGGAGGTCAACAAGAGAATTTAATTAAGCAAACGTCGCTTCATATTAAAATCGATGGGGCTTATTATGGAAAATATATATTTAATAATCAATATCGAGAAGGATTAGAGGATTTGTTTCAAGAATTGAGTTTGAACTATAAGATTAAAGTTCTCTCTGGTGATAATGATGGAGAACGAGAGACCTTAGAAAAACTTTTACCCAAAGAGACAGAACTTGTTTTTAATCAAAAACCAGAACAAAAGTTGGCGTTTATTAAAAATCTACAAGATCAGGGACATAATGTTATGATGATTGGCGATGGATTAAATGATGCAGGTGCCTTGGCGCAAAGTAATGTTGGAGTTTCTATTTCAGAGAATGTCAATGTTTTTTCACCTGCTTGTGATGCTATTTTGGATGCAACTGAATTTAAACGTTTGAGTTATTTTTTGAAACTATCAAAAAATTCGATTAAGATTATTAAAATGAGCTTTGTTTTATCGTTACTATACAATGTTGTAGGATTGTCTTTTGCGGTTACTGGAAATTTACTTCCTTTAGTTGCGGCTATTATAATGCCTTTGAGTACAATTACGATAGTGAGTTTTGTGACTTTAGCATCTAACTATTTCAGCAGAAGTAGTTTAAAATGA
- the ccoS gene encoding cbb3-type cytochrome oxidase assembly protein CcoS, whose protein sequence is MSVIYLLISVSIFIAIGFFIAFVVAVKKGQYDDDYTPSVRMLFDDEIKKNPSGRIKTPNNKIKITTEKQI, encoded by the coding sequence ATGAGTGTAATTTACTTATTAATCTCCGTTAGTATTTTCATTGCAATTGGCTTTTTTATAGCATTTGTGGTAGCAGTCAAAAAAGGGCAATACGACGATGATTATACCCCCTCAGTTAGAATGCTTTTTGATGACGAAATCAAAAAAAATCCCAGCGGTAGAATAAAAACTCCCAACAATAAAATAAAAATAACCACAGAAAAACAAATCTAG